The nucleotide sequence GGTCGGCCGTCAGCAGGGCATCTTCCAGAAGTCGCTGGGCGCCACCAAGGCCTCGTACGCGACCTTCAACGCCGGCCCCTCGGAGATCGAGGCGCTGAACGCCGGTTCCATCGACATCGGCTGGATCGGCCCCTCCCCGGCGATCAACGGCTACACCAAGTCCGACGGCAAGAGCCTGCGCATCGTGGGCGGTTCGGCGTCCGGCGGCGTGAAGCTCGTCGTCGACCCGGCCAAGGTGAAGTCCCTCAAGGACGTCAAGGGCAAGAAGATCGCGACGCCTCAGCTCGGCAACACGCAGGACGTGGCGTTCCTGAACTGGATCGCGGACCAGGGCTGGAAGGTCGACGCGCAGAGCGGCAAGGGTGACGTCACCGTCGTCCGCAGCGACAACAAGGTGACGCCGGACGCCTTCAAGGCCGGTTCGATAGACGGCGCCTGGGTGCCGGAGCCGACCGCCTCCAAGCTGGTGGCCGAGGGCGGCAAGGTGCTGCTCGACGAGGCTTCGCTGTGGCCCGACAAGAAGTTCGTCATCACGAACATCATCGTGTCGCAGAAGTTCCTCAAGGCCCACCCGAAGGTCGTCGAGGCCGTGCTGAAGGGTTCGGTCGACTCCAACAAGTGGATCACCGCCAACCCGGCGGAGGCGAAGGCGGCGGCGAACAAGCAGTTGGAGGCCGACTCCGGCAAGGCGCTGCCGACGAACGTCCTGGACCCGGCGTGGACGTCCATCCAGTTCATCAACGACCCGCTGGCCTCCACCCTCAACACCGAGGCGGAGCACGCGGTCAAGGCGGGTCTGCTCAAGCAGCCCGACCTGAAGGGGATCTACGACCTGAGCATCCTGAACAAGGTCCTCGAGGCCGAGGGCGAGCCCGCGGTCGACGACGCCGGTCTCGGCGTCGGCTGATCCCGCTCCGATGAGTTCCCAGGAGGTGACGACCATGGCCACGACCCTCGCCGAGGCCGCCGAGTCCACGGAGTCCGTGGAGCACGCGGCACGTCTCGAGCACGTATCGAAGTCCTTCGCGGGACCGGGCGGGCAGCAGCTCGTCCTGGACGACATCAGCCTCGATGTCGCTCCCGGCGAGTTCGTCACCCTCCTGGGTGCCTCGGGCTGCGGAAAGTCCACCCTGCTGAACCTGGTGGCCGGGCTCGACGAGCCCACCGCCGGTTCCATCACGACGGACGGCCGTCCGGCGCTGATGTTCCAGGAGCACGCCCTCTTCCCCTGGCTGACCGCGGGCAAGAACATCGAACTCGCCCTGAAACTGCGGGGGGTGGCCAAGCCCGAGCGGCGCGGCAAGGCCGAGGAGCTGCTCGAGCTGGTCCGTCTGAAGGGCGCGTACGGCAAGCGGGTCCACGAACTGTCGGGCGGTATGCGCCAGCGCGTGGCGCTGGCCCGGGCGCTGGCGCAGGAGAGCAACCTCCTGCTGATGGACGAGCCGTTCGCGGCGCTCGACGCCATCACCCGGGACGTGCTGCACGACGAGCTGACCCGGATCTGGGCGGAGACGGGGCTGTCCGTCCTGTTCGTCACGCACAACGTGCGCGAGGCGGTGCGGCTCGCGCAGCGGGTCGTGCTGCTGTCCTCCCGGCCCGGCCGGGTGGCGCGCGAGTGGACCGTCGACATCCCGCAGCCGCGCCGGATCGAGGACGCCCCGGTGGCGGAACTGTCCATCGAGATCACCGAAGTCCTGCGTGGGGAGATCCGCCGTCATGGCCAGCACTGAGACGAAGACGACGGTGACGAAGCCGGCCACCACGGAGCTCGCCGGTGTGGAGGCGGGTCTCGACGCGCTGGACGTCGTGACGCCCACCGGGCGTGCGCCGTTCCGGCGGACGTTCGTCGACAAGATCCTGCCGCCGGTCATCGCGACGGCGCTGCTGCTGGTCGTCTGGCAGATCACCTTCAAGGCCGTCGACGACCCGACCAAGCTGGTGTCGCCGCTGGACGTGTGGCGCACGCTCCAGGACGCCTGGCTCGAGGGCAAGCTGCTCGGGTACATCTGGACCAGCGTCTCGCGCGGTCTGCTCGGCTTCCTCTTCGCCCTGGCGATCGGGACCCCGCTGGGTCTGCTGGTGGCGCGGGTGAAGTTCGTGCGGGCGGCGATCGGGCCCATCCTGTCCGGTCTCCAGTCGCTGCCCTCGGTGGCGTGGGTGCCGCCGGCGGTGCTGTGGCTGGGTCTGAACAACTCGATGATGTACGCGGTGATCCTGCTCGGCGCGGTGCCGTCCATCGCCAACGGACTGGTGTCCGGCGTCGACCAGGTGCCGCCGCTGTTCCTGCGGGCCGGCCGCACGATGGGCGCGACGGGCCTGAAGGGCACCGTGTACATCACCCTGCCCGCCGCGCTGCCCGGCTATGTGGCCGGGCTGAAGCAGGGCTGGGCGTTCTCGTGGCGCTCGCTGATGGCCGCGGAGATCATCGCGTCGTTCCCCGATCTGGGCGTGGGCCTCGGTCAGTTGCTGGAGAACGGGCGCAACGCGAGTGACATGTCGATGGTGTTCGAGGCGATCCTGCTCATCCTGTTCGTCGGCATCGCCATCGACCTGCTGATCTTCAGTCCGCTGGAGCGGTGGGTGCTGCGCAGCCGCGGCCTGCTGGTGAAGAGCTGAGAGGCCGCTCCCGTGCACAGGAAACCGGTGGCGCCCGTCCTCGTGGTGATCGCCCACGGCAGCCGGGACCCGCGGCACGCCGCGACCGTCCACGCGCTGGTGCGCCGGGTGCGGTCGCTGCGGCCCGGGCTGCGGGTGGAGACCGGTTTCCTGGACTTCAACATCCCCTCCGTGCAGGGGGTGCTGGAGTCGCTGGCGGCGGAGGGCGTCCGTGACGTCGTGGCGCTGCCGCTGCTGCTGACGCGCGCGTTCCACGCGAAGGCGGACATCCCGGCGGTGCTGCGGGAAGCGCCGTCGCGGCTGCGGATCCGGCAGGCCGAGGTGCTCGGCCCGTCGCCGCTGCTGACCGACGTCCTCGAACGGCGGTTGTACGAGGCGGGGTCGATGCCCGCCGACAGGTCCTCGACCGGGGTCGTGCTGGCCTCGGCGGGGTCCACGGACCCGGAGGCGATCGCGGTGATCGCAGAAATCGCGCGGGAGTGGCGGCGCACCGGTTGGTGCGCCGTGCGGCCCGCGTTCGCCTCCGCGGGATCCTCCTCGGGGTTCCCGCGCACCGAGGACGTGGTCCGCGAGCTGCGGGCGCTGGGGTGCGCCCGTGTCGCCGTGGCGCCGTACGTCCTGGCTCCGGGCTTCCTGCCGGACCGTATCGCGCGCGGCGCGGCCGGGGCGGACGTGCTGGCCGAAGTGCTGGGCCCGGCGCCGGAGGTGGCCCGCGTCCTGCTGGAACGCTACGAAGCGGCGCGCACCCCGGCCCTGACCGCCCTCGGCGCCTGACGCCGGGGTCACGCGCTCACCGCGGCCGGGTACGGCGGGCCGCCGGGCCCGTCGCCCGCCCCGCGGCGCACTCCCCCGGCCGCGACCGGTCAGCCCGCCGGGCGGGTCGGGCCCTGCCGGGGGTCGCGGCCGCTCGATCCCAGGGCCCGGTCGAACGGCGGCGCGTCCCGCGGCACCGGCACCGCCGCCGCGAAGCCCTCGTACTGCCGGTAGAGATCGCCGTGCCGTTCGACGACATCCAGGACGAACCGGGCCGCGTCGTCCGAGATGCGCAGCTCCTGGCCGGTGGCGACCGCCACGTCCCACCCGTGCACCGCCATCTCCTTGACGATCATCGAGGCCAGTTCGGCGGCGGGCATCGCGGCCGCGCCCAGGTCGACCTCGCCCTCCCACACCGCCGGTTCGGCCCACGCCGCGACCGCGCGGTCCAGCTGTTCGGCGTACGCCTCGGCCCACCGCGGGTCGGCGGTGAAGTCGCGGGCGACCAGCTCGTCGGGCAGCTGCTTGCGCAGGGCGCGGTGTTCGAGGCCGTGGGAGGTGTAGAGGACCCAGTGGTCGACCAGGGTCCGCACGTCCCAGCCGGGACAGTGCGTGGGGTCGCCCAGCCGGGACGCCGGGACGCCGCGGGCGATCCGCGCGGCCTCGGCGGCGCATTCGGACATGTACTGGTGCGTCTCGTCGTACTTCATGCCTCCACGCTAGGCAGCGGGGCCCGGGGGTTCTTGAACAAACGCGACAGCGTCGTCGGCCAGCCGGACCAGCTCCGGCAGCGGCAAGGATCCGGGGGCCCTGCGTTCTTGGGCGAACCGGTTGGCGAGCCGTTGCAGCAGTTCGTTCAGCGGGGTCGGCACGCCGTGCAGACGCCCGAGGAGCACGATCTCGCCGTTGAGGTGGTCGGCCTCGATGGTGCCGGTGCCGCGGCTCAGGGACTGCCAGGAGGACCCTCCGCCGCGCGCGACGCCGTCCAGCGGGACGAGGGTGACCTTGTCGCCGCGCGCGGCCTGCTGCTCCTCGGCGTCCGTCCAGGCGATCCCGGCGGCCCGCAGCACCGCCTCGCCCTCGGCCCGCACCCGCGCGTACAGCGTCTGTGCCTCGGGGCCGGAGTCGGCGACCGGGCCGCTCACCGCCTCCAGGGCGTTGCCGAGGTTGGCCAGCAGTTTCGCGTACTGCCAGCGGGAGACGTCGGGGACGACCGGCGCCTCGAAGTACGCCTTCTCCAGGTCGGCGGCGATCTCGCGGACGGTGTCGTCGGTGCCGTGCGGGTAGCGGCCGAGGTGGAGGATGCCGGTGAGCGGGGTGCCGGCGGCGGAGACCGTCCCGGGGTCGACGTGGGTGGCGGGCAGCCACACGCAGACGCCGTAGACGTGCCGGAAGCGTCGCAGGGCGATCCGCCGGCTCTCCACCCCGTTCTGGGCGCAGACCAGGGGCAGTCTGTCGGCGGCCGTGCCGCCGCCCTCGACCGGGGCCGGGCCCCACGCCCGCAGCGCGGCCTCGGTGTCCTGCGTCTTGACGGCGAGGAGGAGGACGTCGTCGGCGCGCAGGGTGCCGAGCCCGTCGGGCCCTTCGACGACGGGCAGCCGGTGGTAGAGCTCTCCTTGCGGCACCCTGAGCCGCAGTCCGTCCTCGGCGAGCGCCCTGCCGTGCGCGCCGCGCGCGACGAGCACGACCTCCTGGCCGGCCTGTGCCAGTCGTCCGCCGACCGTGCCGCCGACGGCCCCTGCCCCGATGATGATGTAGCGCATGGGAGGAGCCTCGCACAGTCGTGCGGACGGACCGTCAGGGATACGGCCCCGGGGTCACCCCTGCCGGCGCGTCATCTCCACCAGTTTGACGACGGTGTTCCAGTTCCGGGTGGTGGCGATGAGCCCCTTGGTCAGGCGGGGCCTGGCCAGTTGCTCGGCGAGCTTGGACCGGCCGAGGCCCTCGGGTGCGTACAGGTACAGGGCGCGGTCGCCGAGGGCGAACTCCTCGGGGAGGTGGGCGGCGCGGTCGATCCCGGCGTAGCGCCCGGCCTCGACGGGGGTGGAGAAGTACGTGACGTGCAGCTGCTTGGCCTCCAGCTCGGCGGCCGGGAACGGACAGGCGTCCGCGACCGCTTCGAGATAGGCGTGGTCGCGCACGATCACGCCGACGGCGAAGCCGAAGTGTTTCTCCACGGCCGCCGTGATCTCCGCGGCGAGGCTCTCCTCGTCCCCGTGTCCGGCGGAGAACACGGCCTGGCCGCTCTGGAGGTAGGTGCGCACGTCCGCGAGGCCGAGTCCTTCGAGCAGGGTGCGCAGGGCGGCCATGGGGACCTTCCGGCTGCCGCCCACGTTGATGCCGCGCAGCAGGGCCGCGTACGTCGTCGTCATCCGCTCACCCTAGGCGGCCGTCGTGCCCCGTGGGGGTGGGCACGACGGCCGCGGCCGGGGTGGCCGGTCTGCGGAAACTCTGGCCGATGGACGGGGTGCGGGGCAACCGTTGCCGGACATCTCCACAGGCCCGTGACTTGTTCAACAAACTTCTGTAATGACCCGCACCCTGATCACCGTCCCCGAGATCCCGAATAGATGTAAGGGGCCGGTGTCCTCCCCAGCGGTGAGAGGGAGGAGTCCGACGGGAGGAGCCGGCGGCCGGGCACTTCACCTGGCAGCACGAGGAGATGGTCTTATCCAGCCCATACCTTCGAATCGAAAGGTGGCGGCAGGGGGCTTCCACCGCATCACTAGAGGGCAGGCCCGTCATGGGGAACGGAGATATACGGGTGCGGGGCATAGCCGCGCGGGCCGGCGGCTGGAGCGCCCGGCACCGATGGGCCGCCGTGGGCATCTGGGTGCTGTTCGTCGTCCTGGCCATGGGGATCGGTTCGGCGGCCGGCACGGTCGAGGTCAAGGAGAGCGACCAGCTCGGGGGCGAGACCCACACGGCGGCCAGGATCATCGAGGACGCCGGTATCGACGAACCGGCCGGTGAGACCGTTCTGATCCAGTCGAAGGACGGCTCCGTCAAGGCCACGGACACCGAGTTCAGGGCGGCCGTCGACGCGGTCGTGACGGCCGTCGGCAAGACCGGGAAGGTCACCGACGTGACCTCGCCCTACGACACGAAGACCATCTCCCGGGACGGTCACAGCGCGCTCGTCCAGTTCGACATGCGCGGCGACTCCGACACCGCGGGCGACCGGGTCGGGCCGGTCCTCGACGCAGTCGCGGGGGTGCAGAAGGACCACTCCTCGCTGCGGATCGAGGAGATCGGCGGCGCCAGCATGATGAAGACGTTCGACGACGCGTTCGGCGACGACTTCCAGCAGGCCGAGTACTCCGCCGTGCCGGTGGCCCTGGGCATCCTGCTGATCGCCTTCGGCGCGCTGGTGGCGGCGCTGCTGCCGGTGGCCCTCGCGGTCACCGCGATCATGGCGACGATGGGCCTGATGAGCATCGTCAGCCACTTCCAGCCGATGGACGACACCGCCAGCTCCGTGATGCTGCTCGTCGGTCTCGCCGTGGGTGTCGACTACTGCCTGTTCTATCTGCGCCGCGAGCGGGAGGAGCGGGCCGCCGGGCGCGACCCGCAGACCGCTCTGCGGATCGCCGCGGCGACCAGTGGCCGGGCCGTGATCGTCTCCGGTGTCACCGTGTGCGTGGCGATGGCGGGCATGCTGTTCACGGGGCTCGCCACCTTCGAGGCGATGGGTCTGGCCTCCCTGATGGTGGTCGCGGTCGCCATGGTCGGTTCGGTGACCGTGCTCCCGGCGCTGCTCTCGCTGCTCGGCCACCGGGTGGAGAAGGGCCGGATCCCGTTCCTGCACCCCGACAAGCGCCGCAAGAGCCGTGCGGGCGGGCGGCCCGCCGAGGGAAGCCGGCTGTGGAGCGTCGTGCTGAGGGTCGTCCTCGCCAAGCCCGGCGTCTCGCTGGTCGTGGCGGCCGGCGCGCTGCTCGCCATCGCCGCTCCGGCTGTGGGCATGAAGACCCAGAACCTCACCCTGGACCAGGAGTTCGGCGACTCGCTGCCCATCGTGCAGACCTACAACCGGGTCAACGACGCCTTCCCGGGCGGCTCCGAACCGGCCGAGGTGATCGTCAAGGCGGACGACATCAACGCCGCCGAGGTGAAGTCGGCGCTCGCGGCCTTCAAGGAGCAGGCGGTCAGCTCGGGCGCCTCGCGCGGCCCGGTGGAGATCAAGCTGCACGACGCGCAGAACATCGCCTACGTGTACGTTCCGCTGGTGGGCGGCTCCGACCTGGACAAGGCGGGGGCGAGCCTGGACAAGCTGCGCGACGAGGTGCGGCCCGCGACGCTGGGCAAGGTCGACGGCCTCCAGGCGCCCATCACCGGACAGGTGGCCGGGTCGAAGGACTTCAACGACCAGCTCGCCGGGGCGGTCGCGCCCGTCTTCGCGTTCGTCGTGGTCTTCGCCTTCCTGCTGATGCTCCTGTCGTTCCGCTCGCTGACCGTCGCGATCACCTCGATCGTCCTCAACCTGCTGTCGGTGGGCGCCGCCTACGGCATCCTGGTCGCCGTCTTCCAGCACGGCTGGGGCGCGTCCCTGGTGGGCGCCGAGGGTGTCGGCGCCATCATCACCTGGCTGCCGCTGTTCCTGTTCGTGATCCTGTTCGGCCTGTCGATGGACTACCACGTGTTCGTCGTCTCCCGGATCCGTGAGGCGCGGCTGCGGGGCCGGACGACGAACGAGGCCATCAAGCACGGTGTGGTCACCACGGCCGGCGTGGTCACCAGCGCCGCCGTCATCATGGTCGCCGTGTTCGCGATCTTCGGGACGCTGTCCATGCAGTCCATGAAGCAGATGGGCGTGGGCCTGGCCGCCGCGGTGCTGATCGACGCGACGATCATCCGGGGTGTCCTGCTCCCGGCGGTGATGGCGCTGCTCGGCGAGCGCAACTGGTACCTGCCGAAGTGGCTGCACTGGCTGCCC is from Streptomyces asoensis and encodes:
- a CDS encoding ABC transporter permease; translated protein: MASTETKTTVTKPATTELAGVEAGLDALDVVTPTGRAPFRRTFVDKILPPVIATALLLVVWQITFKAVDDPTKLVSPLDVWRTLQDAWLEGKLLGYIWTSVSRGLLGFLFALAIGTPLGLLVARVKFVRAAIGPILSGLQSLPSVAWVPPAVLWLGLNNSMMYAVILLGAVPSIANGLVSGVDQVPPLFLRAGRTMGATGLKGTVYITLPAALPGYVAGLKQGWAFSWRSLMAAEIIASFPDLGVGLGQLLENGRNASDMSMVFEAILLILFVGIAIDLLIFSPLERWVLRSRGLLVKS
- a CDS encoding ketopantoate reductase family protein, translated to MRYIIIGAGAVGGTVGGRLAQAGQEVVLVARGAHGRALAEDGLRLRVPQGELYHRLPVVEGPDGLGTLRADDVLLLAVKTQDTEAALRAWGPAPVEGGGTAADRLPLVCAQNGVESRRIALRRFRHVYGVCVWLPATHVDPGTVSAAGTPLTGILHLGRYPHGTDDTVREIAADLEKAYFEAPVVPDVSRWQYAKLLANLGNALEAVSGPVADSGPEAQTLYARVRAEGEAVLRAAGIAWTDAEEQQAARGDKVTLVPLDGVARGGGSSWQSLSRGTGTIEADHLNGEIVLLGRLHGVPTPLNELLQRLANRFAQERRAPGSLPLPELVRLADDAVAFVQEPPGPAA
- a CDS encoding sirohydrochlorin chelatase — encoded protein: MAPVLVVIAHGSRDPRHAATVHALVRRVRSLRPGLRVETGFLDFNIPSVQGVLESLAAEGVRDVVALPLLLTRAFHAKADIPAVLREAPSRLRIRQAEVLGPSPLLTDVLERRLYEAGSMPADRSSTGVVLASAGSTDPEAIAVIAEIAREWRRTGWCAVRPAFASAGSSSGFPRTEDVVRELRALGCARVAVAPYVLAPGFLPDRIARGAAGADVLAEVLGPAPEVARVLLERYEAARTPALTALGA
- a CDS encoding MMPL family transporter yields the protein MGNGDIRVRGIAARAGGWSARHRWAAVGIWVLFVVLAMGIGSAAGTVEVKESDQLGGETHTAARIIEDAGIDEPAGETVLIQSKDGSVKATDTEFRAAVDAVVTAVGKTGKVTDVTSPYDTKTISRDGHSALVQFDMRGDSDTAGDRVGPVLDAVAGVQKDHSSLRIEEIGGASMMKTFDDAFGDDFQQAEYSAVPVALGILLIAFGALVAALLPVALAVTAIMATMGLMSIVSHFQPMDDTASSVMLLVGLAVGVDYCLFYLRREREERAAGRDPQTALRIAAATSGRAVIVSGVTVCVAMAGMLFTGLATFEAMGLASLMVVAVAMVGSVTVLPALLSLLGHRVEKGRIPFLHPDKRRKSRAGGRPAEGSRLWSVVLRVVLAKPGVSLVVAAGALLAIAAPAVGMKTQNLTLDQEFGDSLPIVQTYNRVNDAFPGGSEPAEVIVKADDINAAEVKSALAAFKEQAVSSGASRGPVEIKLHDAQNIAYVYVPLVGGSDLDKAGASLDKLRDEVRPATLGKVDGLQAPITGQVAGSKDFNDQLAGAVAPVFAFVVVFAFLLMLLSFRSLTVAITSIVLNLLSVGAAYGILVAVFQHGWGASLVGAEGVGAIITWLPLFLFVILFGLSMDYHVFVVSRIREARLRGRTTNEAIKHGVVTTAGVVTSAAVIMVAVFAIFGTLSMQSMKQMGVGLAAAVLIDATIIRGVLLPAVMALLGERNWYLPKWLHWLPDLTHDESPEAVAPAARDDEGEPLRV
- a CDS encoding aliphatic sulfonate ABC transporter substrate-binding protein, which encodes MPANLPLSRLRRGVAVIAALPLLTLAACGYGSESKDDNANEKVAAGSQKIDGLDTVKIGYFGNLTHATALVGRQQGIFQKSLGATKASYATFNAGPSEIEALNAGSIDIGWIGPSPAINGYTKSDGKSLRIVGGSASGGVKLVVDPAKVKSLKDVKGKKIATPQLGNTQDVAFLNWIADQGWKVDAQSGKGDVTVVRSDNKVTPDAFKAGSIDGAWVPEPTASKLVAEGGKVLLDEASLWPDKKFVITNIIVSQKFLKAHPKVVEAVLKGSVDSNKWITANPAEAKAAANKQLEADSGKALPTNVLDPAWTSIQFINDPLASTLNTEAEHAVKAGLLKQPDLKGIYDLSILNKVLEAEGEPAVDDAGLGVG
- a CDS encoding DUF1697 domain-containing protein — its product is MTTTYAALLRGINVGGSRKVPMAALRTLLEGLGLADVRTYLQSGQAVFSAGHGDEESLAAEITAAVEKHFGFAVGVIVRDHAYLEAVADACPFPAAELEAKQLHVTYFSTPVEAGRYAGIDRAAHLPEEFALGDRALYLYAPEGLGRSKLAEQLARPRLTKGLIATTRNWNTVVKLVEMTRRQG
- a CDS encoding TIGR03086 family metal-binding protein, with protein sequence MKYDETHQYMSECAAEAARIARGVPASRLGDPTHCPGWDVRTLVDHWVLYTSHGLEHRALRKQLPDELVARDFTADPRWAEAYAEQLDRAVAAWAEPAVWEGEVDLGAAAMPAAELASMIVKEMAVHGWDVAVATGQELRISDDAARFVLDVVERHGDLYRQYEGFAAAVPVPRDAPPFDRALGSSGRDPRQGPTRPAG
- a CDS encoding ABC transporter ATP-binding protein, producing MSSQEVTTMATTLAEAAESTESVEHAARLEHVSKSFAGPGGQQLVLDDISLDVAPGEFVTLLGASGCGKSTLLNLVAGLDEPTAGSITTDGRPALMFQEHALFPWLTAGKNIELALKLRGVAKPERRGKAEELLELVRLKGAYGKRVHELSGGMRQRVALARALAQESNLLLMDEPFAALDAITRDVLHDELTRIWAETGLSVLFVTHNVREAVRLAQRVVLLSSRPGRVAREWTVDIPQPRRIEDAPVAELSIEITEVLRGEIRRHGQH